A segment of the Panicum hallii strain FIL2 chromosome 1, PHallii_v3.1, whole genome shotgun sequence genome:
ATTGCATGAGCTGCCTCATTGTAGTTGGCGAGGTCAAGCAGATcgtcggggaggaggaggggggtcACGTGGCAGCGTGGgcattgggggggggggtggcgtgGAACGGGAGACGGGAGACGGGGATGGAGAGCGGGGGAGAGCTTCGGCAATGGACGCACGGATGAGGCTTGTTTCAATCAGATTGCAACAATGTGCCCGCGGTAGGACGAAGGTGGGACGACGCGCGGGGTCGGAGGGCGACGGATGTCGCACCAGGCGGTAGACGAACGAAAAAAATGTCACCCTTAACCCctttttagtagtagagatAATGGGACCAACCAGGGATCTATCCATCCCAGGAGCTGTAATCTTTCTAACAATATTTAAGCAGTCCGAGGCCACTATAACATGCTGGAGATTCATGTCTTTTGCATAGACAACTGCATATCGAACTGCTATTGCTTCAGCTAGTTCAGGTTCAGCTGCAATGTACATCTTTTGGCAAGAAGCAGATATAAACTTCCCAAAATGATCACGGATGACAACACCCATTCCTATAGAAGGCGGATCATAGAAGATTGCTGCATCTACGTTGGCCATCATCCATCCATCCGGCGGTGGAGTCCATTTTGAGATAAAATTATTAGACTCACACCTATGACATGTTGATGGTTTAAATATGTGCAGCAGGATCATCTCCACATAAGCTTTCACCTTTTCAACAATCATTCGTGGGTGCATCACAATCTCCCCATTTCTAGCTGAATTTCTTACTTCCCAAATATGCCAAAGAGTAACTGTGAGTATTGTGGCTTCTTCTTCAGATGCTGCAGCAAGAAAATCAAAGAGCCAATGTTTTGGCCTTAAACTTAAGTTTCAATACTTTATTTCGACATGTATTGTAGTTGTTAATGCACATATGTGCATACAGTATCATATTTAGGTGGTAGGTCAGACTTGCATGTCGCACATTGCAAGAAGCTGTGCTACCTTCACTGCTTGACACTTAATTCATTTGGCTTACGTCATTGTCTTTGAAACAAGTCAGATTTGACAATACAGCCACACACCAGAGTTACTTGGTGTAATTGGGATATTGTCATGTTGGTCCATCTTTGTGTGGCTGTGATTTTGTGCTATTTCAACTGAGCAAAATGCAATTTAGGGTTCTGTTGTGCTTTGAGGCTTAATTTTTGTTTTCTTGTGTTAACTTCTTCCCACATGTTTCTTTTTTTCCTCTTATCAGATCTTCCTATTCTTAAGGAGGTTTTAGGATCGAGTGGAGTACTAAACAGCAAATGGAAGGTCAGCCAACTGAATCAAATGTTTTGATGGAATTAGATTCCTTGACGTATCTGTTTTACCAGTGCTGTTGACAGCTTAGTATGCTGGCTTTAAAGTTGAGGCATGCCTCTTACTTAGAGACTAGTGATTGGCGCATGCCTTTGCGCGCGAAGGAAACAACGGTGATTGAAGTGCATCATAAACATGACTGTACATATATTAGAGTGCATGATGGCATGCATTAAAATTTATACATAGTGGGGTACAATAGTAAGCTAACTAGCAGTTATTTACAAAAACTTCGGAAAGGAATACATCGGTAGAGAGATCCAAGCGATCCTTGTTCATACTATGGCTAATGAGCTGCACAGACTTTATAAGAGCGCAATGCTACCACTACCTGTGTAGTGGTAGCATTGCGTATAAATCTTAATTTCCCGCACGACGTCCCTCCATTATTAAGCATGCTACCAAGAGGACCCGCAATGCTTCAGTGCGTCAGAGAGcactctttttctttctttctttctttttaaaaAAGCACCAGCATTAGTAAGCATGAAACCGACATCTAAAATATTCTAGCCCTGGCCAAACAGCTTGGCTACACCAAAGGGAACTACCATTGTAGGACCCCTATAGAACCCCAGATTCTTAGTTATGAGAGCAAAGAATGCAACAAATAGGATGTGCGTAGGTGGTACCAAAAGTGGTTTCATCATTTTAGCATTTTTGAGCTATTCACTATGCAGTTTACCATTTTTAGACAACAAACAATCATATAAATTGAAACAGAGGCAGGGACATGCAATCTTTGATCTTAAGCTACAGATCTAGCAATTACTTGAGCTGAGGAATAAAAAAAAAATTAGATCTAGCATTTTTAGAGCAATATATTAATTAATATTCGTTTAACGTGGCCCTATCGGTTGGCCTCGCTGGCGCGTGTAGTGTCTATATTGTCGTACTACATGTGTCTCTTTATCTTATTTTTGTGAAAATTAAAATAATTGTAAATGTAGTGGTTCGCTACGATCAGGTGCCACTTGGATCGCTGAGAACCAAGCTAAAACGTAAGAGATCCAATGTTTTGAAGGTTGCAAGAATTTGAACGTAATTAGTATATTTGAGTTATAGGGTCGGTAAGAACTATCCCTCGGAGGCGAAGGGCTTTAAGTTAATTTATGTAAAAGTTAGGGTTTGTTTTGAGAAACATACATGGCTGTTATTGGTGGACCACGGGTTGATTATTAAAAAGTTTAAGGGCTCTTCTGCAAAAAATGCAAGATGCAtgcgtggactgcgggtttttTAATAAAGTTTGGGTTTTTTTGCAAAAATCCACggacgtggactgcgggttgattcttacAAAATTCAGGGGGTTCTTTTGCAAAATGTCCGGGACAAGCTCTTCCGGCCGTCGGATCGGGCGATCGGACGGTTGAGAATTTTTGGCCGACGTGGCCGGCCTGGTTGGCCAGGCAGGCCGCCGCGTTTCATAAGTTTAAATGTGTAACGCCTTCTGGAAGCAAGgcacaagttcaccaagttttCTACTTTTACTTGCAGAGACAGGAGGAATTAGTCATTGTGACTGCCTATGATATCCTCTTTGGTCAGGTTTGTCACCTTTCTAGACCTTTGAACTGATCGAATTGGTTCAACAGTTTGTGCTCGTTTACTTATCTAATGCTTAATAGATTGTAAGTTCAAATATAGTTGCTACAAAATGTTTATACTTTGGGCTGTGGATTGGATCAAGTATTTGTCTTACCAAGTAATCATTTATCTTACCTGTCCAAGTTCAATATGTCATTCAACTTCATCAGTTATGCtctttctcctcttcttcctatTGAAGAAATTCTGACATGAAATGACATTTCTAGGGAACTGCAGTTTCTGGATCAGCTGAGCAGTTAATTATGACACACAAAGACACTCTTAGTAGTGCTCTTGATAGAATTTGTGCCAAAAAGAAAGTCAGCAGTGTTGAAGACTTGCTAGGCAATAAAACACCAGGTACCCTTCCTTCTTATCTGCTCCTCTTGTAGCTTATCATTAGTTACTCCTGTGATATGTGTATTTCTGAATTGTTATTTGAGCCATTTATTGTAGAGTTGTTGACCATCTAGGATCAAATGTGGTTTGACTACTCAAATTTTTTGATTCAGAGAAAATACTAGATTGCAAGGAATATTTATTTACATCGCACAACTAGATTGTGTTACTATTGCGAATATAAAATGTCGCATATGCCGAGGATCATTTGAGCAGAGTTCACACTATTTTTCTTATATTTAGTGGCTTCTAAGTCCATTTGCATAGCTGCATGCACAATTCTCTTATTATGATAATTGACATATCCTGCTTAGCTGTTACCAAATTATAAACCATGTTATTGAGAAATGCTCCTCCCCCCCTCTCCACCAAAAAAAATTTGATGATCACTAATTGTTCATACTTGGCAAACCAAATGGATGTTTGGAGAAAGGGCGTATATATCACATCTGCTTGCGTGCATTGCTTGATTTCTATCTACTTATCAAAGATATGTAATCCTCAGTAAACATACGCCATATTCTACTAAATTACTCATAACCTTGTTGTTCattattctctctctctctctctccagtcAAACCAAAGCCCAGGTTTCTTCGTGTCAACACACTCAAGACCACTACCGAGTTTGTGGTTGAAGAATTGAGCAAAATACACATGGTACCAAATCTATCTTTTAACATTTAGCAATATTATTGATCCAAGTAGCATTGCTCTTGTTTGATGTTTCTTTATGAAGCTGTTTTTGCAACTGCAACCTTACTTTTGAGCTCTACTATTCTTATAGCGACTTGACTAAGTCACTTTGTATTTAATAGGTCGCTAAAGATGATATGGTTCCAGATATGTTGGTTCTCCCGCCTGGAACTGATTTGCATAGCCATCCATTGGTCACAAATGGAGAAGTATTTTTGCAGGTAACTTTTTGATTCTTAAGTGTTTGCTTTTTGAAAGGACATGTGATTAATGGTAACCTTTTTCCCTTCATTTGGACCTTCACAGGGCAAAGCTAGTTGTATGGTAGCAGTCGCACTGTGCCCTAAGCCAGGTTGGAAGGTCAGTATATCTGTTGGAATAATTTTACTGATATGTTTATTCTTTGGCCATTTTCAGCTCAGacaaaaaatattttatttataattttatATTACCATCTGATGGTTGATTTACAAGTTTACAGAATGATACTTCTGGATTATAATACGGCATATGTTAGTACTTAGTATACACAACTTTGCAAAAGGTTTCTTTTGAGGTTTTGTTGCTATTCTGTTCATATCAGAAGAAACTGCAAAATCTATGCATATTCTTAAAACGAAAAATTGTCACCATTCACTATTCAGGTAGTAATAACTAATAAGATAAAATAGTACTTGTATATTTTTTGCTTATGATTTTACTTTATTTTTTATTTGCAAATGAAATATCTATGCTTATTTGCTGGTATCGTTCATTTATCTCAGTATGTCTATTGTAAAATCATGTGTCATGTACTAGATGAGAAAAAATATCACTCTGGCTGACTGGCTGTATCTCCTTTTAGCTATATAATGTGAAATTATTAATTTCCAATTGAACATAAAACTTAGGTTCTTGATGCGTGCGCGGCTCCAGGGAACAAAACAGTCCACCTTGCTGCCCTCATGAATGGACAAGGGGGTATTATAGCTTGTGAACTTAACAAAGAGAGGGCCAAGACATTGCAACATACTATCAGAAGATCTGGAGCAAATAGTATCCTTTCTTTATTACCTTTTAGGTACATCGAGCTTGCGCTTATATTTTCCTTTTTGTATAGTTTTTTTACAATTAAACCATCCTTGTCTCCTTGATAACATACCTATATATCTTTTGGACCTTTAAGATGCACAGATCTATCTTCGAAATCATGCATAATTGCTGCAAGTAAATATCTGTTGTTGGACCTATAAATGTTGATACAACTTGTCCTCGTAGACTTAATTAGCTCTTCTACTAAAGCTGATCATCTACTGTTTCACTCTCTTAGTCTTTCCTTGTTAATTTCTTCAAGAAAAACATAAAAGAATATAACTTTATCTTCAGTGGATCTAAATTGTCATGTGTTGGCTAGTTATTTGCTCATCATTTGATGATATGTGTTCCTTACTCCTGTTTCTCAAGCATGGCTAATATAATTTTACTTCTTTTTCATACATTATCCACTCCTACAATATTTATGGCATTTGATACATGAACAACTTTCTTAAGTTATTTTTATAGATATTCAAACAGTGAATGGTGATTTTCTGGATATAGATAGCAACGATCCATCATATGCCGAGGTTCGTAAACCCCTCCACTTCTATTTATAACTTACAAACCTCACTGGACACATGTTCTATAGAATTTCCTTCATATCTGAGAACAATTTCCTTCATTTCTTAGAACAATTATCCATAATTTTGTGGTGTGTTGATGCAATGGTGTTTGGTGCAGGTCCGTGCTATTCTGTTGGACCCCTCTTGCTCTGGTTCTGGTATATCTACAGAGAGACTTGACTACTTGCTTCCTTCACATTCTAGAGGTAAGTTGTAACTAAAGGCCTTTGTGGCAGCAGTCCTTCAACATACATTATACATATGTTTATCAATTTCAAAACTTGAATTCTAAGCTTGGCACATCTATTTTGCATCATGTGTTATACTGTTATCAGTTTTGTCGGACTTTAATTGTGGACTTCTGCGCTAGACAAGCCTTCTGTAGCTAGCACAAGATGTCTACTTCCTTTGTCAAATTTGACCTGAAACTGTGAAACACATCACTGTGTAGTCAAGAATGATTTGTATTATCAGCAGGAACTACCTAGTTTTAAGGAGCCGACATATTTAGTGGTCCTCCATTTTATCAACATTTTGTTGGAATATTTAGCACTGAAATAAACCTTGTTCTGCAGATGATCAGGACGATGCGAGTACAAGCTCAAGGGTCCTGAAGCTCTCTGCTTTCCAGAAGAAAGCTCTCTCACATGCTCTATCATGTAAGCCGCTCCTACTCAGTCTGTGTGCTGAACAGTCAAATGTCAGTGCATAACCGTTGCACAAGCTGAAGTTCCCCTCCATCTTGTTTGCAGTTCCCTCAGTGGAGAGGGTGGTCTACAGCACCTGCTCGATCCACCAGGCAGAGAACGAGGATGTCGTGAGCGCCGTCCTACCGTTAGCCACATCACTTGGGTTCGAGCTTGCTACTCCATTTCCCCAATGGCACCGTCGTGGCCTTCCCGTCTTTGAAGGATGTATGTTCTCTACATCCCAACAGTTTTAACGCCACTGCCAGTGAAAATTTCTGAACTGGCTTCCTGCATTTGCTTCACAGCTGAACATTTGCTTCGAACGGACCCTGAGGATGGCCTCGAGGGCTTCTTCGTTTCATTGTTCGTCAGAAAAGCAGCGGGTGGTGATGCAGAAGAACCTAATGAAGATGTTACCGTGGAAGCACGAAGGAAAGAATCTAATGAAGATGTTGCAGTGGAATCGCGAAAAAAACAAGCGCGTAGAAGGCGAAGCGGGGTCAGGGCGTTCAGCTCCTTGAGGCTGTCCAGGATGATCCTATGCTCCAACGGGGGTTTCTGGTGAAGAAAAGATGTTTTCGGATCTTGCTTGTTTCGTATTCAATTTGCAACCGCTAGCTAGTTTTGAACTTTTTTCCGGACAATTGGATCCATTTTTTGTATGGAGAAGAAAAAAATTGATAACCGAGGCCATGTTACATACTCACATCAAGTCCCAGAGAAAGCAAGCAGAAATACTCAGGTAGTCTAGTACATGCATGTACCAACTACTACATACTCTTATTCGATGACACACTGAATACTCTAGTAGTCTACTACCAAGCAGAACATCACAGCTGATCTGATGACGAGGACCCATCACGCGTACGCCGCGTCCTTCACTTGCCCTGGTGCTCGCCGACCGTCACCTGGACGACGCGCGGCTTCttgggctccggcggcggcttctTGTCGACGGTGACGGTGAGCACGCCGTCCTTGTACTCGGCCCTGATGCTGTCCAGGTCGGCGCTCTCCGGCAGCGGGAACCGCCTCATGAACTTGCCCATCCGCCGCTCCATCCGCAGGTACCTCACCCCCTGcttctcgccgccggcgcctccatcggcggcctgctgctgctgcttgccgGCCTCGGCGCCGGCGTCCTCGGCGGGGCGCTTGCGCTCGCCGCTGATGGTGAGCACGTTGCCCTCCTCGACCTGGACCCTGACGTCGGCGGGGCTGACCCCGGGCATGTCGACGGCGAGCACGACCGCGCCGGAGGGGAGCTCCTTGACGTCCATGGGCGTGTTGGCCATGGCGCGGCGGTCGCGCACGTAGGCGCGCGTCGGCGCATTCAGCTGCCGCTCCAGCTCGTCGGGGAGGTCCATCAGCTGCTGCAGCGCCGCCGAGAGCACCGGGTCGCCGAACGAGAACTCCATTTGCTCCTCCTAACCTAAGCTTTGCTTTGCTGATCAACAACAATGGCTGGATGGCTGGTGATCTGAGCTCGTGTGATCTATCTCGTCGAGTCGTTGTGCTTGAGGTTGGATTGGGGCGGGGGAGGGTTAATATAGGGAGGGGAGGGTACTCAGGGAAGAGTGTGGAGAGTGATGGAAGTGTGGGGGGTGCTCGGCCGATTTGGTGGGGGAGCTGATGAGTTGGCGGGCGAGATGGAGAAGGTTCAGGTGGTCTCCGGAGGTCGGTGCTATAGATGTCTATTCGGGCCGCCCGGCCCGGTCCTGGCACGGGCCCGGCATGGCCCAGTCAACTTCGTGCCAGGTTGGTCCAGCACTACTCTCTACCGTGCTGTGCTGGCCCACGGGCTGCATCGACGGCCTAAGCCCGGGTCCATGGGCATGTTTCCTGCCGGACCTGCCCGTAAAGCACGGGTCGGGCCAGCCCATAACCCGCCAAGTCATCCACCAGACCATCACTGCCTCAACTCCAAATTTCACAACCATTCTAATTTCACAAACATTCAAGTAAAAGAGGCAAAATAAGTAAAAGATTACCACTTCAAAAGAAATTACAGATCTGTTTTAACACTTGATCTGTGTGATTAAGTGTTGGCTGCTTCATTAAAAACCTTCCTAGGTAAAACTCACCCTTGTGAGAACCCTAAGAAGGAAAAAAGAGTACAACCCAGATCTGTAATTTAAGTTTAGATGTTCATTATATATTTACATCACATGATCACAAGAATAGAATACAAATACAAAACATAGCTCCTAGCTCCTAGCTCCAGACTCCACATATGCATCTGCACTCTTGCATCTTGCTTGCCAAAAGAATTGCCACCATCACTTCTACCCTAGACAGACGGCGCAGACCTAGTGGTGGAGACATGCCTAGCAAACAAAGAGGCAACCATCATCAGGTATTGATCAACAAAATATGAATTTGTTGATAGTAGTAGTAGGGCAGTAGGCAAAGTATTTACTGAGTATCACCGGCTTGCCCTTCTCCATCCTCCAGGAGTTTGTTGGTTGTATCTGCATCCTTCACCTCTTGCATCCTCTTCTCGACCTCATGTTGTGCCCTTGCATCTCCACTAAGGCAGCAACCGTCGGCGACGCTCCTCGATCACCCTACCAGTTAGACTAAAGCAAGACTTCGAAGAAACTGTCGAAATTGGAACAGACATGATATCTCTAGCAAGTATGAATAGAATGAGACATGTAAGTTTGTGCTCATACCACCAATTTAGAATGTTGAAGTCATCATCAAAACATGTGACAGTGTCGCTGTCCAAGTAAGAAGATAACTCAGAAACAGCTGCTATATAGCAGGGGCAAATGTAGATGCAGTACCAGTTGAAGAACCACCCTAATAAAAGTACCAGGAGCCCCAAATATCTTACCCCATGCTGTTATTTTTCTTACTAGTAGATCCTCCTGTTTGAGAGTACCTCTGAGACCTAATAGCACCAAACCTGTTTTCATATTTATTATAAAGTTTATATAACTCAGTTCTTACCTTACTAAAACAACTGGAATAATCAGTACTAATAGTATGAGAAAGTAGCTGAAAAACATTATAAAAGCCTCTCATATTGGCTCTAGGATCCAAAATAAATGCAAAAGAATATAACAGAGGTATATTCTGCCAGTACTTGAGAAACTTCAGTTTTATAGGAGTAACAATGTTTATAAGCAATGGATCAGTCTCTTGGGCATATAAATGACCAGTAATGTTAAGAATATAATGCAACATCAAAGAACTGGTTGGAtagtgaaaggatcgatggaccaagaggggggtgaattgggactttttcaatttctaaaataagataaagcaatcttaacctatgcaaaaactagaaaggcaccaattcaccaaccgggtaactaaactacctaggcaagctaggaaagataaaagaGATAAaacctagcaaggtagagcaaagtaatgatccctaaatcaagcacatgaaaatatttgcaagaaagataatgcttgaataagcaaaatggacaagggacaaccggattttttcccgtggtatcgatgtgttggcacacacccctaatccacgttgtgacactcacaaagagtattgtcacctcccaa
Coding sequences within it:
- the LOC112874300 gene encoding probable 28S rRNA (cytosine-C(5))-methyltransferase isoform X1 is translated as MPPPPQHPKNRSRGPAATGGNGRPPRRMASRDAAERAAFFARREAAAVLRRVLRGDATRRAAGSIKSLVYSPTVRNKRATFALVCQTLKYLPILKEVLGSSGVLNSKWKRQEELVIVTAYDILFGQGTAVSGSAEQLIMTHKDTLSSALDRICAKKKVSSVEDLLGNKTPVKPKPRFLRVNTLKTTTEFVVEELSKIHMVAKDDMVPDMLVLPPGTDLHSHPLVTNGEVFLQGKASCMVAVALCPKPGWKVLDACAAPGNKTVHLAALMNGQGGIIACELNKERAKTLQHTIRRSGANIIFIDIQTVNGDFLDIDSNDPSYAEVRAILLDPSCSGSGISTERLDYLLPSHSRDDQDDASTSSRVLKLSAFQKKALSHALSFPSVERVVYSTCSIHQAENEDVVSAVLPLATSLGFELATPFPQWHRRGLPVFEGSEHLLRTDPEDGLEGFFVSLFVRKAAGGDAEEPNEDVTVEARRKESNEDVAVESRKKQARRRRSGVRAFSSLRLSRMILCSNGGFW
- the LOC112874300 gene encoding probable 28S rRNA (cytosine-C(5))-methyltransferase isoform X2, which encodes MPPPPQHPKNRSRGPAATGGNGRPPRRMASRDAAERAAFFARREAAAVLRRVLRGDATRRAAGSIKSLVYSPTVRNKRATFALVCQTLKYLPILKEVLGSSGVLNSKWKRQEELVIVTAYDILFGQGTAVSGSAEQLIMTHKDTLSSALDRICAKKKVSSVEDLLGNKTPVKPKPRFLRVNTLKTTTEFVVEELSKIHMVAKDDMVPDMLVLPPGTDLHSHPLVTNGEVFLQGKASCMVAVALCPKPGWKVLDACAAPGNKTVHLAALMNGQGGIIACELNKERAKTLQHTIRRSGANNIQTVNGDFLDIDSNDPSYAEVRAILLDPSCSGSGISTERLDYLLPSHSRDDQDDASTSSRVLKLSAFQKKALSHALSFPSVERVVYSTCSIHQAENEDVVSAVLPLATSLGFELATPFPQWHRRGLPVFEGSEHLLRTDPEDGLEGFFVSLFVRKAAGGDAEEPNEDVTVEARRKESNEDVAVESRKKQARRRRSGVRAFSSLRLSRMILCSNGGFW
- the LOC112874310 gene encoding 19.0 kDa class II heat shock protein-like, which encodes MEFSFGDPVLSAALQQLMDLPDELERQLNAPTRAYVRDRRAMANTPMDVKELPSGAVVLAVDMPGVSPADVRVQVEEGNVLTISGERKRPAEDAGAEAGKQQQQAADGGAGGEKQGVRYLRMERRMGKFMRRFPLPESADLDSIRAEYKDGVLTVTVDKKPPPEPKKPRVVQVTVGEHQGK